From the genome of Brevibacterium sp. JSBI002, one region includes:
- a CDS encoding aldehyde dehydrogenase family protein — protein sequence MSKFAVTNANTGEVEEEFASVPKEEIPAYIDRAHEAHLAWKETPLHERGAILHKFADLVDENADEMADIIGHEMGKIKKQGLGEVDKVARTARWMADNAATHLSTTHLAAAGAASSYVEHQPLGVLLGIMPWNFPYNQIARFVLPNLMVGNTIIMKQASICPKSSQYFEDLLTEAGLPKGVYQNIYLDSSHAEEVLKDFRVKGFSLTGSEGAGASVAAIAAKYYKRAVLELGGNDPAVVLDSKDVASVAQKLVGIRLTNAGQVCTSPKRMIVVDDLYDEFVAEAVKAAEATKVSDFDDPEAGMGPVSSEGALEEILEAIEKGVAAGATLHTGGKKLDRPGWFMSPAVLTDIDPKSDLGCNELFGPAVMIYRAKDEEDALRLANDTEYGLMSSVWTDDLEKGQEFGKKINAGMTLINAHMESGPEYPFGGINRSGYGRENAQWAFQAFTNEHLIRVHA from the coding sequence ATGAGCAAGTTCGCTGTCACCAATGCCAACACCGGCGAGGTCGAGGAAGAGTTCGCCTCGGTTCCCAAAGAGGAGATTCCCGCCTACATCGATCGTGCCCACGAGGCACATCTGGCGTGGAAGGAGACGCCACTGCATGAGCGCGGGGCGATCCTGCACAAGTTCGCCGATCTCGTCGATGAGAATGCCGATGAGATGGCCGACATCATCGGGCATGAGATGGGCAAGATCAAGAAGCAGGGCCTCGGCGAGGTCGACAAGGTCGCCCGCACCGCCCGCTGGATGGCCGACAATGCCGCCACCCACCTGTCCACGACTCACCTGGCCGCCGCCGGTGCGGCCAGCAGCTATGTCGAGCACCAGCCGCTGGGCGTGCTGCTGGGCATCATGCCGTGGAACTTCCCGTACAACCAGATCGCGCGCTTCGTGCTGCCCAACCTCATGGTCGGAAACACGATCATCATGAAGCAGGCGTCGATCTGCCCGAAGTCCTCACAGTACTTCGAGGACCTCCTCACTGAGGCGGGACTGCCCAAGGGCGTGTACCAGAACATCTACCTCGACTCCTCCCACGCCGAGGAGGTCCTCAAGGACTTCCGCGTCAAGGGATTCTCCCTCACCGGCTCCGAGGGTGCCGGTGCGTCGGTGGCCGCGATCGCCGCGAAGTACTACAAGCGCGCGGTCCTCGAGCTCGGCGGCAACGACCCCGCCGTCGTCCTCGATTCGAAGGACGTCGCCTCGGTGGCGCAGAAGCTCGTCGGGATTCGTCTGACGAACGCCGGCCAGGTCTGCACCTCGCCGAAGCGCATGATCGTCGTCGATGACCTCTACGACGAGTTCGTGGCGGAGGCCGTCAAGGCCGCCGAGGCTACCAAGGTTTCGGACTTCGACGACCCCGAGGCCGGCATGGGACCCGTGTCCTCCGAAGGCGCCCTCGAAGAGATCCTCGAGGCGATCGAGAAGGGCGTGGCCGCGGGTGCGACCCTGCACACCGGGGGCAAGAAGCTCGACCGTCCCGGCTGGTTCATGTCCCCGGCGGTGCTCACCGACATCGACCCGAAGTCGGACCTGGGCTGCAACGAGCTCTTCGGACCAGCCGTGATGATCTATCGCGCCAAGGACGAAGAGGATGCTCTGCGCCTGGCAAATGACACCGAATACGGCCTTATGTCCTCGGTGTGGACCGATGACCTCGAGAAGGGTCAGGAGTTCGGCAAGAAGATCAACGCCGGGATGACATTGATCAACGCCCACATGGAGTCGGGCCCCGAATACCCGTTCGGCGGCATCAACCGCTCCGGCTATGGCCGCGAGAACGCTCAGTGGGCGTTCCAGGCGTTCACCAACGAACACCTCATCCGCGTCCACGCCTGA
- a CDS encoding VOC family protein has protein sequence MERVNGIGGYFLRTADPVAMTAWYRDVLGVDFGDHGLWQQPAGPTVMAMFGADTDYFGTRPENQDRQQTMLNFRVGDLDAMIAQLQGAGAEVAPETEDMDGIGRFGWVTDPEGNRIELWEPVEQG, from the coding sequence ATGGAGAGAGTGAATGGAATCGGCGGATACTTCCTGCGGACGGCCGATCCCGTGGCGATGACGGCCTGGTACCGCGACGTCCTCGGCGTCGACTTCGGTGATCACGGGCTGTGGCAGCAGCCGGCCGGACCGACCGTGATGGCGATGTTCGGAGCCGACACCGACTACTTCGGGACACGACCGGAGAACCAGGACCGGCAGCAGACGATGCTGAATTTCCGTGTCGGCGACCTCGACGCGATGATCGCGCAGCTGCAGGGCGCCGGCGCCGAGGTGGCTCCAGAGACCGAGGATATGGACGGAATCGGTCGCTTCGGTTGGGTCACCGATCCCGAGGGGAATCGGATCGAGCTGTGGGAACCGGTGGAACAGGGCTGA
- a CDS encoding MFS transporter, with amino-acid sequence MSTTPPAQRKHRRIHTAWWVAAVAFIALLAAAGFRAAPAALMVPLHADFGWSMSSMSLAVSVNLLLYGLTAPFAAALMDRFGIRQVVAAALALVALGAGGSVLMTASWQLLLFWGVLIGLGTGSMALVFAATIADRWFLARRGLVMGILTAGSATGQLIFLPPVATIAESTGWKPASLLIGIAAMAAVPLVWFVLRDHPSDLGVLPYGAPDASTDRPTDPDDATEPEVDTPTTAESAPTTPAERRGTGATQRAFTGLFFAARHRSFWALAIAFAICGATTNGLIGIHFIPSAHDHGMPASTAAGLLAVVGIFDIVGTVFSGWLTDRFDPRILLVAYYTFRGVGLLLLPWLLSDTVHPSMILFIVVYGLDWVATVPPTAALCREIFGDNGTIVFGWVFAAHQIGAAAAAFAAGAVRDAFGEYTYAWWGGAAMCVIAAVLSFAVRRRLIDDRKEPTIAEAAA; translated from the coding sequence ATGTCGACCACTCCACCCGCGCAGCGGAAGCATCGCCGCATCCACACCGCCTGGTGGGTCGCTGCCGTCGCCTTCATCGCCCTGCTCGCCGCCGCCGGATTCCGGGCTGCTCCCGCAGCGCTCATGGTTCCGCTCCATGCGGACTTCGGGTGGTCGATGAGCAGCATGTCCCTGGCCGTGAGCGTGAATCTGCTGCTCTACGGGCTCACGGCCCCCTTCGCAGCGGCACTCATGGATCGCTTCGGCATCCGCCAGGTTGTCGCCGCGGCTCTGGCTCTCGTCGCCCTCGGTGCCGGAGGCAGCGTGCTCATGACCGCCTCCTGGCAGCTGCTCCTCTTCTGGGGAGTGCTCATCGGGCTGGGCACCGGTTCGATGGCCCTCGTCTTCGCCGCCACCATCGCCGACCGCTGGTTCCTCGCCCGTCGCGGGCTGGTCATGGGTATCCTCACTGCCGGATCGGCCACCGGTCAGCTGATCTTCCTGCCGCCGGTCGCCACGATCGCCGAATCCACCGGATGGAAGCCGGCATCCCTGCTCATCGGCATCGCGGCGATGGCCGCCGTGCCGCTGGTCTGGTTCGTCCTCCGTGATCATCCCTCGGACCTGGGCGTCCTGCCCTACGGTGCGCCTGATGCGAGCACGGATCGCCCGACCGACCCCGACGACGCGACCGAACCTGAGGTCGACACCCCGACCACGGCAGAGTCCGCCCCGACCACGCCCGCCGAACGCCGCGGCACCGGCGCCACCCAACGCGCCTTCACAGGGCTCTTCTTCGCCGCTCGTCATCGCTCGTTCTGGGCTCTGGCCATCGCCTTCGCCATCTGCGGCGCAACGACGAACGGCCTCATCGGCATCCACTTCATCCCCTCGGCCCACGACCATGGGATGCCCGCCTCGACGGCGGCCGGCCTGCTCGCGGTCGTCGGGATCTTCGACATCGTGGGCACCGTGTTCTCCGGCTGGCTGACCGACAGATTCGATCCCCGGATCCTCCTCGTCGCGTACTACACGTTCCGCGGGGTCGGCCTGCTGCTCCTGCCCTGGCTGCTCTCGGACACGGTGCATCCGAGCATGATCCTCTTCATCGTCGTATACGGCCTCGACTGGGTCGCGACGGTCCCGCCGACGGCCGCGCTGTGCCGGGAGATCTTCGGCGACAACGGCACCATCGTCTTCGGCTGGGTCTTCGCCGCCCATCAGATCGGCGCCGCCGCCGCTGCCTTCGCTGCCGGCGCCGTTCGTGACGCCTTCGGTGAGTACACCTATGCCTGGTGGGGCGGGGCCGCCATGTGCGTCATCGCCGCGGTCCTGTCGTTCGCGGTCAGACGCCGTCTGATCGATGATCGAAAGGAACCCACCATCGCCGAGGCGGCCGCGTAG
- a CDS encoding winged helix-turn-helix transcriptional regulator: MALRSDWSQEFCPVKRSLDVLGDPWVLLIVRDVLHGRGRFDQLRENLGISEAVLSRRLSGMLGAGLLTKVDYADGARIRQGYAATEAAADLLPILQQLSLWAEKHTELPAGGGHMGLIHEACGAETTQGEVCSACGQVLLPEDMSWDKPWKDVRERLQPAGTLS; this comes from the coding sequence ATGGCTTTGCGTTCGGATTGGTCGCAGGAGTTCTGTCCGGTGAAGCGGTCGCTCGATGTGCTCGGCGATCCGTGGGTGCTGCTCATCGTCCGCGACGTCCTCCACGGTCGGGGGCGTTTCGACCAGCTGCGTGAGAATCTCGGAATCTCCGAAGCCGTGCTCAGCCGGCGGTTGTCCGGAATGCTTGGGGCCGGGCTGCTGACGAAGGTCGACTACGCCGATGGGGCGCGGATCCGGCAGGGCTATGCGGCTACGGAGGCCGCCGCCGATCTGCTGCCGATCCTGCAGCAGCTGTCGCTGTGGGCAGAGAAGCACACCGAACTGCCTGCCGGCGGAGGCCATATGGGACTCATCCACGAAGCCTGCGGCGCCGAGACTACCCAGGGCGAGGTGTGCAGCGCCTGCGGTCAAGTGCTGCTGCCGGAGGACATGTCCTGGGACAAGCCGTGGAAGGACGTGCGCGAACGGCTGCAGCCGGCCGGGACTCTGAGCTGA
- a CDS encoding DUF488 domain-containing protein, with translation MSEKKSSAKSSAPVVQVRRIYDEAQTSDGTRVLVDRVWPRGVSKDTAELDEWVKDIAPSTELRKWYSHDPEKFDEFARRFREELKNDDAEKALDELRELAQKGTLTLLTAAKRDDISQATVLAEILNDGKKTTGKKSGRKTTGTTKSGSKKSSSKKGGE, from the coding sequence ATGTCCGAGAAGAAGAGCTCAGCCAAGAGCAGCGCACCCGTGGTCCAGGTCCGCCGCATCTACGACGAAGCGCAGACGTCCGATGGGACCCGAGTTCTGGTCGATCGGGTCTGGCCGCGCGGAGTGAGCAAGGACACGGCCGAACTCGACGAGTGGGTCAAGGACATCGCGCCCTCGACCGAGCTGCGCAAGTGGTACTCCCACGACCCGGAGAAGTTCGACGAGTTCGCTCGCCGCTTCCGCGAGGAACTGAAGAACGATGATGCCGAGAAGGCCCTCGATGAGCTGCGGGAGCTCGCACAGAAGGGGACTCTCACCCTGCTCACCGCGGCCAAGCGCGACGACATCAGCCAGGCCACCGTGCTCGCCGAGATCCTCAATGACGGCAAGAAGACGACTGGAAAGAAATCCGGAAGGAAGACGACCGGGACCACCAAGTCCGGAAGCAAGAAGTCGAGCTCCAAAAAGGGCGGCGAATGA
- a CDS encoding S41 family peptidase — protein sequence MTYLRYPHIQSDLITFTADDDVWLVPSAGGRAWRLTSDHAPVRSPRISPDAAHVTFVSFRTGQPELMVAEVATGSLRRLTWLGSSAMTMLGWADAAHVLVGANAGEFEVRNHVVKSVSLDGEVDRLSFGRASGLARHHTGVTALSTPFSRPPAHWKRYRGGTAPRLWLDRVGNANAAGIGDGSGARWQRLLREDEASLTDPLWVGDSLVFTSDRAATFPHHADEQANLWIIDGLATSASSGSSGDAAVEPRQLTHQTEAEGYVRDATTDGTRIVWHSRGEIKILDSLDAEVRTLAVTLPGTQVQPLSLDPKTGLNHVSPDREGNASVVEWRGKTFWLAHREGPARALCADSSIRTREPLILGDTGLAAYITDVEGEDAIEVASVTGDKQPRRIGAGALGRVLHLKADPAGKMLATISHDGSIRTVEVGNGRTRLIGHSGHGEARNPRFSPDGKYLVWSQPTQGEELLAQLMIAEVKSDREAQPLTTGKFNDFSPTFTRDGKFVAFLSDRTFDPSYNQHSFDLSFNGVTRPWLLPLAADEPAPFGPSAGGWAISEVTEEAKTERGRGDKPAATVEVELEGAEERIVPFPVASGVFRDLESADGGLVWLRTGDVEAGELGTGQAGDAGDKPAEVVQYFDFAKRKVTTVVDKADEYEISGDGKLLVVRRDDAISVVPANRKVEADDDDNISVDISRLRFELDRRAEWLQMFEENSRIMRDHYWREDMNGVNWESATLRWRAVAAKALTHDDLVDVLWETVGELNTSHAYVSPSSGPGDGSKKLGFLGADLERRPEGWTISRILPGESSEPGARSPLRQAGVGAQPGDVIVAVNGQPVDEAAGPAAHLQGAADTIVELTLRRGRKDRTVAVIPLPSEEKLRYQDWVRSRREYVAEKSDGRIGYVHIPDMTSYGWAQMHRDLRQAMACEGVIADVRFNRGGHTSALVAERFADQVVAWGAARSYDQMDRDPEDAPRGPVVFVANEFSGSDGDIINARVQAKGIGPVIGVRTWGGVVGIDGRYDLVDGTGVTQPRYAFWIEGKGWSVENYGVDPDIEVEHDPGQLFAADDPQLDRAITEVFAELEARPAAQAPEFPPPRVQPLKKDGSGRPTLLPRTDLPPAPSPASRVRFGHLVGSHRVLIQSSGENSMTGSEPDDEPNETRCVPGSIARSG from the coding sequence GTGACTTATCTTCGCTATCCCCATATCCAGTCCGATCTCATCACCTTCACCGCCGACGACGATGTCTGGCTCGTTCCCTCCGCCGGCGGCCGCGCCTGGCGGCTGACCTCCGATCATGCGCCGGTCCGGTCACCGAGGATCTCCCCCGACGCAGCGCACGTCACGTTCGTATCCTTCCGCACCGGCCAGCCGGAGCTCATGGTCGCCGAGGTGGCCACCGGGTCCCTGCGTCGGCTCACCTGGTTGGGGTCGAGCGCGATGACGATGCTCGGGTGGGCCGATGCCGCTCATGTCCTCGTCGGTGCGAATGCCGGGGAGTTCGAGGTCCGCAACCATGTCGTTAAGTCCGTGAGCCTCGACGGTGAGGTCGATCGACTGTCGTTCGGTCGTGCTTCGGGACTGGCCCGGCACCACACGGGAGTGACCGCTCTGTCGACGCCGTTCTCCCGTCCGCCCGCGCATTGGAAGCGCTACCGAGGAGGCACCGCACCGAGGCTGTGGCTCGATCGGGTCGGCAATGCGAACGCTGCCGGCATCGGCGATGGGTCCGGAGCCCGGTGGCAGCGGCTGCTGCGCGAGGACGAGGCCTCTCTGACCGACCCGCTGTGGGTCGGCGATTCGCTCGTGTTCACCTCGGATCGGGCCGCGACCTTCCCTCACCATGCCGATGAGCAGGCGAACCTGTGGATCATCGACGGACTGGCCACCTCGGCGAGTTCCGGCAGCTCCGGCGACGCCGCGGTCGAACCGCGCCAACTCACTCACCAGACCGAGGCCGAGGGCTATGTCCGCGACGCGACGACCGACGGCACCCGCATCGTCTGGCACTCCCGTGGGGAGATCAAGATCCTCGACAGCCTCGACGCCGAGGTCCGCACCCTCGCAGTGACTCTGCCGGGCACTCAGGTGCAGCCGCTCAGCCTCGATCCGAAGACCGGGCTCAACCACGTCAGCCCCGACAGAGAAGGCAATGCCTCGGTGGTGGAATGGCGGGGCAAGACCTTCTGGCTCGCCCACCGCGAAGGCCCGGCCCGAGCGCTGTGCGCGGATTCGTCGATCCGCACCCGCGAACCCCTCATCCTCGGGGACACCGGGTTGGCCGCGTACATCACCGATGTCGAAGGGGAGGACGCGATCGAGGTCGCGTCCGTGACCGGGGACAAGCAGCCTCGGCGAATCGGGGCCGGAGCCCTGGGACGGGTCCTGCATCTGAAGGCGGATCCGGCGGGGAAGATGCTCGCCACGATCTCCCACGACGGGTCGATCCGAACCGTCGAGGTGGGCAACGGACGGACGCGTCTGATCGGACATTCGGGCCACGGAGAGGCGCGCAATCCGCGGTTCTCACCCGATGGGAAGTACCTCGTGTGGTCCCAGCCGACGCAGGGTGAGGAGCTGCTCGCGCAGCTGATGATCGCCGAGGTGAAGTCGGATCGCGAGGCCCAGCCGCTGACGACGGGCAAGTTCAATGATTTCTCACCGACGTTCACCCGCGACGGGAAGTTCGTCGCGTTCCTCTCCGATCGCACCTTCGATCCCTCCTACAACCAGCATTCCTTCGATCTGTCGTTCAACGGCGTCACCCGACCGTGGCTGCTGCCCTTGGCCGCCGATGAGCCCGCACCGTTCGGGCCGAGCGCCGGCGGATGGGCGATCAGCGAGGTCACCGAAGAGGCGAAGACCGAACGTGGGCGCGGGGACAAACCGGCCGCCACCGTCGAGGTCGAACTCGAGGGTGCCGAGGAGCGCATCGTGCCGTTCCCGGTCGCCTCGGGGGTCTTCCGGGATCTCGAATCCGCCGACGGTGGTCTCGTCTGGCTGCGCACCGGCGACGTCGAAGCCGGTGAGCTCGGCACCGGACAGGCCGGAGATGCCGGTGACAAACCCGCCGAGGTGGTCCAGTACTTCGACTTCGCCAAGCGGAAGGTCACCACCGTCGTCGACAAGGCCGACGAGTATGAGATCTCCGGAGACGGCAAGCTGCTCGTCGTGCGCCGCGACGACGCGATCAGCGTGGTCCCGGCGAACCGGAAGGTCGAGGCCGACGATGATGACAACATCTCCGTCGATATCTCGCGTCTGCGGTTCGAACTCGACCGCCGGGCCGAATGGCTGCAGATGTTCGAAGAGAACTCCCGGATCATGCGCGACCACTATTGGCGCGAGGACATGAACGGGGTGAACTGGGAGTCGGCGACGCTGCGCTGGCGCGCCGTGGCCGCGAAGGCCCTGACTCACGACGACCTCGTCGACGTACTGTGGGAGACCGTGGGCGAACTCAACACCTCCCACGCCTACGTCAGTCCGTCGTCTGGACCGGGCGATGGGTCGAAGAAGCTCGGATTCCTCGGTGCGGATCTTGAGCGGAGGCCTGAGGGTTGGACGATCTCTCGCATCCTTCCCGGTGAGAGCAGTGAACCGGGGGCGAGGTCGCCGCTGCGCCAGGCCGGAGTCGGAGCGCAGCCCGGCGACGTCATCGTGGCTGTCAACGGTCAGCCCGTCGACGAGGCGGCCGGTCCCGCCGCTCATCTGCAGGGGGCCGCGGACACGATCGTCGAGCTGACTCTGCGCCGCGGCCGCAAGGACCGCACGGTCGCCGTCATTCCGCTGCCCAGCGAGGAGAAGCTGCGCTATCAGGATTGGGTGCGCTCCCGCCGCGAGTACGTGGCCGAGAAGTCCGACGGCCGCATCGGCTATGTGCATATCCCGGACATGACCTCCTACGGGTGGGCGCAGATGCACCGGGATCTGCGACAGGCCATGGCCTGCGAGGGCGTCATCGCCGATGTGCGATTCAACCGAGGCGGGCACACGAGCGCTCTGGTGGCCGAGCGCTTCGCCGATCAGGTGGTTGCCTGGGGTGCGGCTCGCAGCTACGACCAGATGGACCGGGACCCCGAGGATGCTCCGCGCGGCCCGGTGGTGTTCGTGGCAAATGAGTTCTCCGGCTCCGACGGCGACATCATCAACGCGCGTGTGCAGGCCAAGGGCATCGGCCCGGTAATCGGCGTGCGCACGTGGGGCGGTGTCGTCGGCATCGACGGTCGATACGATCTCGTCGACGGCACCGGAGTGACGCAGCCGCGCTATGCCTTCTGGATCGAGGGCAAGGGCTGGAGTGTGGAGAACTACGGCGTCGACCCGGATATCGAGGTCGAGCACGATCCCGGTCAGCTCTTCGCCGCCGACGATCCACAGCTCGACCGTGCCATCACCGAGGTGTTCGCCGAGCTGGAGGCCCGGCCCGCCGCGCAGGCGCCGGAGTTCCCGCCCCCACGCGTGCAGCCGCTGAAGAAGGACGGATCCGGGCGCCCGACGCTCCTGCCGAGGACTGATCTCCCGCCAGCCCCATCACCTGCCAGTAGGGTCCGGTTCGGCCACCTCGTGGGGAGTCATCGGGTCCTGATCCAGTCATCGGGAGAAAACTCGATGACTGGATCAGAACCCGATGACGAACCGAACGAAACTCGATGCGTGCCGGGCTCTATCGCTCGGTCGGGATGA
- the argS gene encoding arginine--tRNA ligase, whose product MPSLTSVLTDRFAAALTQAFGEDFARRDPVIRSSQFADFQANVALPLAKELKSKPRDIAGQIVENLDLEGVCETPEISGPGFINLTFTPEFLASTLEAGGAAAAPANDAPQKIAIDYSAPNVAKEMHVGHLRTTVVGDALARTHEFLGNAVIRQNHIGDWGTPFGMLIEHLLDVGVDSDEASEVSENPNAFYQAARAKFDSDEAFATRSRSRVVKLQGGDEETLGLWTTLVGYSREYFNRIYSLLDVTLTDADLAGESTYNDMLAEVCDELEAKGLATISDGALCVFPEGFTGREGEPLPLIIRKSDGGYGYATTDLAAVRNRAINLGVNRALYVVGTPQAMHFEMVFTVARAAGWLPETFSPEHVKIGNVLGSDGKILRTRSGAPLRLAELLEEAVTRAKTTLAESSVDFGPEEADEVARIVGIGAVKYADLSVAHDTSYTFDLDRMLAPIGNTAPYLQYAGARIRSIGRKAEAEGVDASQVANAAISLGETAERELALSILGFADVVTEVAAGSTPHRLCTYLFDLAQAFTSFYEQCPVLIAETEELRDSRLRLSAIVLEVLQAGLGVLGIRVPERM is encoded by the coding sequence ATGCCATCTCTGACTTCTGTGCTCACGGACCGTTTCGCCGCCGCCCTCACCCAAGCCTTCGGTGAGGACTTCGCAAGGCGCGATCCCGTCATCCGCAGCAGCCAGTTCGCAGACTTCCAGGCCAATGTGGCCCTGCCGCTGGCCAAGGAACTGAAGTCGAAGCCGCGCGACATCGCCGGACAGATCGTCGAGAACCTCGACCTCGAGGGCGTGTGCGAGACCCCGGAGATCTCCGGACCCGGGTTCATCAACCTCACCTTCACCCCGGAATTCCTCGCCTCCACCCTCGAGGCTGGAGGCGCCGCAGCGGCACCGGCGAACGATGCCCCGCAGAAAATCGCCATCGACTACTCGGCCCCGAACGTGGCCAAGGAGATGCACGTCGGGCACCTGCGCACCACCGTCGTCGGCGACGCCTTGGCCCGCACCCACGAATTCCTCGGCAACGCGGTCATCCGCCAGAACCACATCGGCGACTGGGGCACCCCCTTCGGCATGCTCATCGAGCACCTCCTCGATGTCGGAGTCGACTCCGACGAGGCCTCCGAAGTGTCCGAGAACCCGAACGCCTTCTACCAGGCGGCCCGGGCGAAGTTCGACTCAGATGAAGCCTTCGCCACCCGCTCCCGGTCCCGCGTCGTCAAACTCCAGGGCGGCGACGAAGAGACCCTGGGCCTGTGGACGACGCTCGTCGGCTACTCCCGCGAGTACTTCAACCGCATCTACTCCCTCCTCGACGTCACCCTCACCGACGCCGACCTCGCCGGAGAGTCCACCTACAATGACATGCTCGCCGAGGTCTGCGACGAGCTCGAGGCCAAGGGCCTGGCCACGATCTCCGATGGAGCGCTGTGCGTGTTCCCCGAAGGCTTCACCGGCCGAGAGGGCGAACCCCTGCCGCTCATCATCCGCAAATCCGACGGCGGCTACGGCTACGCCACGACCGACCTCGCGGCCGTCCGCAACCGGGCGATCAACCTCGGTGTGAACCGGGCACTCTACGTCGTCGGCACCCCGCAGGCCATGCACTTCGAGATGGTCTTCACCGTCGCCCGCGCAGCCGGCTGGCTGCCGGAGACCTTCAGCCCCGAGCACGTGAAGATCGGCAATGTGCTCGGGTCCGACGGCAAGATCCTGCGCACTCGCTCAGGTGCCCCGCTGCGCCTGGCCGAACTCCTCGAAGAAGCCGTGACCCGGGCGAAGACGACCCTGGCAGAGTCGAGCGTGGACTTCGGGCCTGAGGAGGCCGATGAGGTTGCGCGCATCGTCGGCATCGGTGCGGTCAAGTACGCCGACCTCTCCGTCGCCCACGACACCTCGTACACCTTCGACCTCGACCGGATGCTCGCCCCCATCGGCAACACCGCCCCGTACCTCCAGTACGCCGGTGCCCGCATCCGCTCGATCGGCCGCAAGGCCGAGGCCGAAGGCGTCGATGCCTCCCAGGTGGCGAACGCTGCGATCAGCCTCGGCGAGACGGCCGAGCGTGAGCTGGCACTGTCGATCCTCGGCTTCGCCGATGTGGTCACCGAGGTGGCCGCCGGGTCGACGCCCCACCGCCTGTGCACCTACCTGTTCGATCTCGCCCAGGCATTCACCTCGTTCTACGAGCAGTGCCCGGTGCTCATCGCCGAGACCGAAGAGCTGCGGGACTCCCGTCTGCGGCTCTCGGCGATCGTGCTCGAGGTCCTCCAGGCCGGTCTCGGGGTGCTCGGCATCCGCGTTCCCGAGCGGATGTGA
- a CDS encoding CynX/NimT family MFS transporter, with protein sequence MSSPHRPSAKRMLPWIVLGIVILALNLRTPIIAPTAILPDVQEGTGFSAAGLGLLTGLPVLLFALATPLAGKFITRLGAEATVLACLSGVLLGTVLRSVGPSWLVLVGTGIIGLAITLGNIVVPVLIRREVPWEQVSMVTGLYSAMMNVGSMATLIGTGPLAAAFGWRWALAAWGVLALAGLGFWMVLIRVRVRREGEAARAAAGAVDSTDPSLAEAAAPAAKQSWAEAPASFRVIIALLIITFSGQSTAYYVTTTWLPSYLGDTIGLARTAAGGTASLFQIAAILGAFGVPLLAVKTKPWVPVAIVAALWLSLPVGLLAAPGAYWLWATTGGIAQGGGFTAIFSIIARTAGSDAQTASASARVQFGGYLAATLAPPFAGWLNTATGGWTAPLLLILAATLAFTITGLVAARRAGGFPRGGREVLDPE encoded by the coding sequence GTGAGTTCGCCTCACCGGCCCTCCGCGAAGAGGATGCTGCCCTGGATCGTTCTGGGCATCGTCATCCTCGCCCTCAATCTGCGCACCCCGATCATCGCGCCGACGGCGATCCTGCCCGACGTCCAGGAGGGCACGGGGTTCAGCGCGGCCGGACTCGGTCTGCTGACCGGTCTGCCGGTTCTGCTGTTTGCGCTGGCTACGCCGTTGGCGGGGAAGTTCATCACCCGCCTCGGGGCCGAGGCCACGGTTCTCGCCTGTCTGTCAGGGGTCCTCCTGGGCACAGTTCTGCGGTCGGTCGGCCCTTCCTGGCTCGTGCTCGTGGGCACAGGAATCATCGGCCTCGCGATCACCCTGGGCAATATCGTCGTGCCCGTGCTCATCCGCCGGGAGGTCCCGTGGGAACAGGTGTCGATGGTCACCGGCCTGTACTCGGCGATGATGAACGTCGGGTCGATGGCCACCCTCATCGGCACCGGCCCGCTGGCCGCGGCCTTCGGTTGGCGCTGGGCTCTGGCCGCATGGGGCGTTCTCGCCCTGGCAGGGCTCGGTTTCTGGATGGTGCTCATCCGTGTGCGCGTGCGCCGGGAGGGGGAAGCCGCCCGCGCTGCCGCGGGGGCCGTCGATTCGACTGACCCTTCCCTCGCCGAGGCGGCCGCCCCCGCCGCGAAGCAGTCGTGGGCCGAGGCTCCCGCCTCCTTCCGAGTGATCATCGCTCTGCTCATCATCACGTTCTCCGGGCAGTCGACCGCCTACTACGTGACGACGACCTGGCTGCCGAGCTACCTCGGCGACACGATCGGGCTCGCCCGCACCGCAGCGGGCGGCACGGCGTCCCTGTTCCAGATCGCGGCGATCCTCGGCGCCTTCGGAGTGCCGTTGCTGGCCGTGAAGACGAAGCCGTGGGTGCCCGTGGCGATCGTTGCCGCGCTCTGGCTGTCCCTGCCCGTGGGTCTGCTGGCGGCCCCCGGCGCGTACTGGCTGTGGGCGACCACCGGCGGAATCGCCCAGGGCGGCGGGTTCACGGCGATCTTCTCGATCATCGCCCGTACCGCCGGCAGCGACGCCCAGACTGCGTCAGCATCGGCGCGCGTGCAGTTCGGCGGCTACCTCGCAGCGACCTTGGCCCCGCCGTTCGCCGGTTGGCTCAACACCGCGACCGGCGGGTGGACGGCTCCGCTGCTGCTCATCCTCGCCGCCACCCTCGCATTCACGATCACCGGTCTCGTGGCCGCCCGCCGAGCTGGAGGCTTCCCGCGCGGCGGGCGCGAGGTCCTCGACCCCGAATAG